From Candidatus Zixiibacteriota bacterium, one genomic window encodes:
- a CDS encoding SDR family NAD(P)-dependent oxidoreductase gives MSGHRLVLVTGAAGFIGSHLVEALCARGDRVRAFIRYTSRNDRGWLEALPQSLNAQVEIIAGDLKDADAVRGAVKGCEAVFHLGALIGIPYSYIHPRHYVETNIVGTTNVLTAALDHQVRRVVTLSTSEVYGTAQYVPIDERHPHVGQSPYSASKIAADALAESFHRSFGLPVTIIRPFNTYGPRQSLRAIIPTIIEQLQAGSEVALGATAPTRDFTYVTDTVAGIIRAAEVDAAVGKSINLGSGTEIAIGELAERIAQLLQKPLRLKSEAARLRPAESEVERLLANNALARQVLSWEPVVDLDDGLARTIAWFKENPAARRAHEYIV, from the coding sequence ATGTCAGGCCATCGTCTGGTCTTGGTCACTGGAGCCGCCGGTTTCATCGGCAGCCACCTGGTCGAAGCTCTGTGTGCGCGCGGTGATCGCGTGCGCGCCTTTATTCGCTATACCTCCCGCAACGATCGCGGCTGGTTGGAGGCACTGCCCCAGTCTCTGAACGCTCAGGTGGAGATCATTGCCGGTGACCTCAAGGATGCTGACGCGGTCCGGGGCGCCGTCAAAGGCTGCGAGGCGGTGTTTCATCTTGGAGCACTAATCGGGATTCCCTATTCATACATCCATCCGCGCCACTACGTCGAAACCAATATTGTCGGTACGACCAATGTGCTGACTGCGGCGCTCGACCATCAGGTGCGGCGGGTGGTGACATTGTCAACCTCGGAGGTTTACGGCACGGCGCAATATGTCCCGATCGATGAGCGGCATCCCCACGTCGGGCAGTCGCCGTATTCGGCCTCGAAGATTGCCGCCGACGCGCTCGCCGAGTCGTTTCATCGCAGTTTCGGCCTGCCGGTGACGATCATCCGGCCGTTCAATACATATGGCCCGAGGCAGTCGCTGCGCGCGATCATACCGACGATTATTGAACAGTTACAGGCGGGTTCGGAGGTTGCGCTCGGGGCTACGGCGCCGACACGAGATTTCACCTATGTTACCGACACCGTGGCCGGAATCATCCGCGCGGCGGAGGTCGACGCCGCCGTCGGCAAGTCGATCAATCTTGGCTCGGGTACCGAAATCGCGATCGGTGAATTGGCGGAGCGGATCGCACAACTGCTGCAGAAACCGTTGCGGCTCAAGTCCGAAGCGGCGCGGCTGCGTCCGGCGGAGTCGGAAGTCGAACGCTTGCTGGCCAACAATGCGCTGGCGCGACAGGTGTTATCGTGGGAACCCGTCGTCGATCTCGACGACGGCCTCGCCCGCACCATCGCGTGGTTCAAGGAAAATCCGGCGGCACGACGTGCACACGAGTATATTGTGTAG
- a CDS encoding response regulator transcription factor, whose protein sequence is MKPQATQIRIVLADDHKLVRDGLRSMLEAQPNLAVVGEAGDGQSAVKLAKELQPHIILMDISMPDLNGIEAARRIATESPQVQVIILSMHTDRRYIIEALKAGARGYLLKDSALEEVVNAISECRAGKVYLSTKISDFVINDYINLAKTGESSAFSILSAREREVLQMLAEGKTTKEIAGQLVVSVKTIETYRKQIMDKLDLHSIAELTKYAIREGLTQLN, encoded by the coding sequence ATGAAGCCGCAGGCAACGCAGATCCGGATCGTCCTCGCCGATGACCACAAACTCGTCCGCGACGGCCTGCGGTCGATGTTGGAAGCGCAGCCGAACCTGGCAGTCGTCGGCGAGGCCGGCGACGGACAAAGCGCGGTCAAACTGGCCAAGGAACTACAGCCGCATATTATCTTGATGGACATTTCTATGCCCGATCTCAACGGCATCGAGGCCGCCCGCCGGATCGCGACTGAATCGCCGCAGGTGCAGGTGATTATTCTGTCGATGCATACTGACCGCCGCTATATCATCGAAGCGCTCAAAGCGGGGGCGCGCGGCTACTTGCTCAAGGATTCCGCCCTGGAGGAAGTCGTCAACGCTATCAGTGAGTGCCGCGCCGGCAAGGTGTACCTCAGCACCAAGATCTCCGACTTCGTGATCAACGACTATATCAACCTCGCCAAGACTGGTGAGTCTTCCGCATTCTCCATCCTCAGTGCCCGCGAGCGCGAAGTGTTGCAGATGCTGGCCGAGGGCAAGACGACCAAAGAGATTGCCGGCCAGTTGGTGGTCTCGGTCAAGACCATCGAGACTTACCGCAAGCAGATCATGGACAAGCTTGATCTGCACTCAATCGCAGAATTGACGAAGTATGCCATTCGCGAGGGTCTGACCCAGCTGAATTAA
- a CDS encoding ATP-binding protein — MHDFVSRLRQHLDERIKELDALHRTARLLQDDIGPIPELLAELVNLLPSAWQYPEITSARITFGDIEVRTADFQTGPWMQQAQFVTRNGIRGLIEVYYRDARPTAAEGPFLAEERELIGSLAEMLRMYLQHRQAREEIRRAHDELERLVQERTAELRATNVALQDQIEEFRKAQEKIDAYQRQLRKLASDLSLTEARERRAIASDLHDHIGQTLAIIKMKIAGLRQYSDTSQRDARAAEILDLLDQTIQYTRSLTFAISPPVLYELGLAASLEWLGEQFTKRHNLPVVVHADSYDKRLNDEVEIVIFKAVQELLTNALKHAEATGVEINVVRSNGKLQVFVIDDGRGFDTERLARADTPGGFGLFSIRERLMHLGGALEINSSRDGTAVCLTVPTL; from the coding sequence ATGCACGATTTCGTATCGCGACTGCGGCAACATCTCGATGAGCGCATCAAGGAACTGGACGCGCTCCACCGCACTGCGCGACTGCTGCAGGACGACATCGGTCCGATCCCCGAGTTGCTCGCCGAACTGGTGAACCTCTTGCCGTCGGCATGGCAGTATCCCGAAATCACCTCGGCGCGCATTACCTTCGGCGACATCGAAGTCCGCACTGCGGATTTCCAGACCGGTCCGTGGATGCAGCAGGCACAGTTCGTGACGCGCAACGGTATTCGCGGCCTGATCGAAGTCTACTATCGTGATGCCCGCCCCACCGCCGCCGAAGGTCCGTTCTTGGCGGAGGAACGCGAGTTGATCGGCTCGCTGGCCGAGATGCTGCGGATGTATCTGCAGCACCGGCAGGCGCGCGAGGAAATCCGCCGCGCCCATGACGAACTTGAACGGTTGGTGCAGGAGCGCACGGCCGAACTGCGGGCTACCAACGTTGCGTTGCAAGATCAAATCGAGGAATTTCGTAAGGCCCAGGAGAAGATTGACGCCTATCAGCGCCAACTGCGCAAACTTGCCTCCGACCTGTCGCTGACCGAGGCCCGCGAGCGACGTGCAATTGCTTCCGACCTCCATGATCACATCGGCCAGACTCTCGCCATCATCAAGATGAAGATCGCCGGCCTGCGCCAGTACAGCGACACCAGTCAGCGCGATGCCCGCGCCGCCGAGATCCTTGACCTGCTCGACCAGACGATTCAATACACGCGCTCGCTGACTTTTGCCATTAGCCCGCCGGTGTTGTATGAACTGGGCCTGGCAGCGTCGCTGGAATGGCTGGGCGAGCAGTTCACCAAGCGGCATAATCTGCCGGTGGTCGTCCACGCCGACAGCTACGACAAACGCCTGAACGACGAAGTAGAAATTGTTATTTTCAAGGCCGTGCAGGAGCTCCTGACCAACGCCCTCAAGCACGCCGAAGCCACCGGCGTCGAAATCAACGTCGTGCGCAGCAACGGCAAGCTGCAGGTCTTCGTGATCGACGACGGTCGCGGGTTCGACACGGAGCGCTTGGCGCGCGCCGATACCCCGGGCGGATTCGGGCTCTTCAGCATCCGCGAGCGGCTGATGCACCTCGGCGGGGCATTGGAAATCAACTCGTCCCGCGACGGCACGGCGGTCTGTTTGACGGTGCCAACTTTATGA